From one Roseovarius pelagicus genomic stretch:
- a CDS encoding DUF7665 family protein, producing the protein MSSPDERAMSADLAKPSFKLAALEGRWRLVEMSWPYVFIAVTALDGQEYELRFNCAGYPERAPTAGLWNISKNTQLSFDMWPQGRGGRLSSVFRTDWKNGSALYLPCDRTSFEGHENWRQEMPSKIWNPKIGINQYLELVHELLNCADYAPPVRTAA; encoded by the coding sequence ATGAGCAGTCCTGACGAACGGGCAATGTCCGCCGATCTAGCCAAGCCATCCTTCAAGCTTGCCGCGCTTGAAGGACGGTGGCGCCTCGTCGAGATGAGCTGGCCTTATGTTTTCATCGCCGTCACCGCCTTGGACGGCCAAGAATACGAACTTCGGTTTAACTGCGCAGGGTATCCGGAACGCGCGCCGACAGCAGGGCTTTGGAATATCTCCAAGAACACTCAGCTGAGCTTCGACATGTGGCCCCAGGGCAGGGGCGGCAGACTGTCATCTGTCTTCAGGACGGACTGGAAGAATGGTTCGGCCCTGTACCTGCCCTGCGATCGTACAAGCTTTGAAGGCCACGAAAACTGGCGGCAGGAAATGCCGTCGAAAATCTGGAACCCGAAAATCGGGATCAACCAATATCTGGAGCTGGTTCATGAACTTCTCAATTGCGCGGACTATGCGCCGCCTGTTCGCACCGCGGCATGA
- a CDS encoding WYL domain-containing protein produces MPFEDLKHAQRARLEYLDRLFFWDGAATRASLIKHFGISNAQAALDFRTYLAEAPNDALHYDASSRQYLAHDSFERLSGKASSMELEQILAGAPSLAFDKLPDLQRTQDLRVLRPLYRAFRAKEATRVVYQSMRYPEPMTRWIAPVRFASDGVRLHVRAWCFEREDFRDFHPARIDPDQSFAKTKPAEAVPRDDDWFTWAILKLKPHSRLTEAQQRVVRIEFGFTSDVLEARTRKALEFYTERRWGLEQKEPRLERISVDYVPMSKEEIDAN; encoded by the coding sequence ATGCCCTTCGAAGACCTCAAACATGCCCAGCGTGCGCGCTTGGAATACCTCGACAGACTGTTTTTCTGGGACGGTGCAGCGACTCGTGCTTCCTTGATCAAGCATTTTGGTATTTCGAATGCGCAGGCCGCTCTCGATTTTCGGACTTACCTCGCCGAAGCGCCAAATGATGCACTGCACTATGATGCGTCGTCGCGCCAATACCTTGCCCATGACAGCTTTGAACGGCTCAGTGGCAAGGCTTCCTCGATGGAGCTGGAGCAAATCTTGGCCGGCGCACCATCTCTTGCATTTGATAAGTTGCCAGATTTGCAACGCACTCAGGACCTGCGTGTCTTACGACCGCTCTACCGTGCCTTCAGAGCCAAAGAGGCAACAAGGGTCGTTTATCAATCGATGCGATATCCAGAACCGATGACTCGCTGGATTGCGCCTGTTCGATTTGCTTCTGATGGCGTTAGGCTTCATGTTCGAGCTTGGTGTTTTGAACGTGAGGATTTCCGTGACTTCCATCCTGCACGCATTGACCCTGACCAGTCATTCGCAAAAACCAAGCCAGCCGAGGCGGTGCCCCGAGATGACGATTGGTTCACCTGGGCCATCCTGAAACTCAAACCGCATTCAAGATTGACTGAGGCGCAGCAACGCGTGGTCCGCATAGAATTTGGGTTCACCTCAGATGTGCTTGAGGCCAGAACCCGGAAAGCACTTGAGTTCTACACGGAACGCCGATGGGGTCTTGAGCAAAAGGAACCTCGTCTTGAACGGATATCTGTCGACTATGTGCCGATGAGCAAGGAGGAGATTGATGCAAATTGA
- a CDS encoding RNA polymerase sigma factor, translating into MAIPLTKRKKPDKAGELGELYVRMPHVDCQIDEVTKIELDELKKRLDVFDRKELAYLASETLVHLIRKARRQNDRPVLDAAVKSLFRRCEANLLRTVDNSLPNADKIREDALAELGKRLARDGTGKVPDRLDLFEWRFNMQFRSLRIDAIRRETTAVNRNASLPTDVTAVDVADLEAAFEKVASCQTTADANGIYAPSPEDQMIARDIYRQLNALPKDERNALIQTKIIGLTEEEAGSKLGVSSRTIRTRKKNAIARLKSPKEST; encoded by the coding sequence ATGGCAATACCGCTGACAAAAAGAAAAAAACCTGACAAGGCGGGTGAACTTGGTGAGCTCTATGTTCGGATGCCTCATGTCGATTGCCAAATCGACGAAGTCACCAAGATTGAACTGGACGAACTGAAAAAGCGTTTGGATGTCTTCGATCGAAAAGAACTAGCTTATCTGGCATCCGAAACCTTGGTCCACTTGATACGCAAAGCCCGCAGACAGAATGACAGACCCGTCCTCGATGCCGCGGTCAAATCGCTGTTTAGGAGATGCGAAGCCAATCTGCTCCGAACGGTCGATAACTCACTGCCCAACGCCGATAAAATTAGAGAAGACGCCTTGGCAGAACTTGGTAAACGGTTGGCGCGGGACGGGACGGGAAAGGTGCCGGATCGTCTCGATCTTTTTGAATGGCGTTTCAATATGCAATTTAGATCGTTACGGATCGACGCGATCCGGCGCGAGACGACCGCCGTCAATCGCAATGCTTCTCTTCCAACCGACGTTACCGCGGTTGATGTTGCCGATTTGGAAGCTGCCTTCGAAAAAGTCGCAAGTTGCCAGACCACGGCTGACGCAAATGGCATATATGCGCCATCGCCCGAAGACCAGATGATCGCACGAGACATCTACAGACAACTCAACGCCTTGCCAAAGGATGAACGAAACGCATTGATTCAAACCAAGATCATTGGCCTGACCGAAGAGGAGGCTGGGAGTAAACTAGGCGTTTCGTCTCGTACAATCAGAACTCGCAAGAAAAATGCGATTGCAAGACTGAAAAGCCCAAAGGAAAGCACATGA
- a CDS encoding ATP-dependent helicase — MDRFEPIRRAASELHQATLDAGGDPLNPLAFVIHAIKVLDDLDLDLVWLEPDDPGLKGARARFDDQAGVISCENSGEPASRALLVAHEIGHDQLHAGSLNCNSTDVDASQTIEAAAVGLQRVESYGVRERQELQANVFAREFVFPRQFARHLFVEEKMSAVAMVEATGLPLAVVRQQLFDALLLPPDQPASEANSAGYIPKPDKSQDRAVEHRDSPYLLQAGPGTGKTRTLIKRVVALIKDGVDPASILVLTFSNRAAGELSERLEQAVPEAAAKVWVGTFHAFGLDVVRRFYRELNLPAAPILFDRSDAIEVLEELLPTLPLVHYRNLWDPTLVLRDILDAISRAKDELVTPDHYRVLSDAMLSKAQAIGDDEQIKVAEKCLEVADVYDLYEKKLSERGAIDFGDLVMRPALLLDANAVVNAELQLRHRHVLVDEYQDVNRASARLVTLVSGDAKRLWVVGDARQSIYRFRGASSANMVKFSEDYDEPVIDSLEINYRSSEQIVDSFVATAPRMGASHGMLPLSLYANNGLGPTATEIRRFEKPDDEIEGIAARIEDLKGSGITYRDQAVLCRTNKRLNEIAAGLEARSIPVLHLGSLFEREEIRDLLALLNLAIDPFGDAMVRVGALPRYALTIQDVYQIAKTIRDDQISTLEGLAALKADVALSVDGRAGLAQLVEDLTGLKNTSTAWEFLASYLLDKTNHARDIATSMTISGQMKGVAIWQFLNFLRDEVPIKDGLPIERTLARIRQMVLLAEERDLRQVPDAALHMNAVRLMTVHGSKGLEFEAVHVPGLTVASFPSSNRGQRCPPPDGMVEGSDVLSAKEFAKQAHATEEECLFFVAISRAQKYLNLYLPRKQPNGNSRSESKFLSWLPPHLVTQIDNPDQLSGPSITDDPNKIEISWSDTWRMTESRLTAYERCPRRFFYTHVMGLGSARKMTAFSKTHDCIYDLIRWLKMERLSGTPSLATAESAFDMIWQQRGPVGHAYATAYRQLASRFIRNLLAAGDGREFLEAKRLPVELSNGTVFVEPSEISRQQDGTISVRRVRTGYCRSDEYSRLEYALYKLAAEAEFGAGVLVEALHLTDNVSEPIPTTDRVISNRATSSIKMLDQIAAGQFPPDTDPISCPRCPHFFICAATPGGPLNQS; from the coding sequence ATGGACAGATTCGAACCGATACGCCGCGCTGCCAGTGAACTGCATCAGGCTACACTAGATGCAGGGGGCGATCCGCTCAATCCGCTTGCATTTGTGATACATGCGATCAAGGTCTTGGACGACCTTGACCTAGATCTAGTCTGGCTTGAACCGGACGATCCCGGGTTGAAGGGCGCACGAGCACGATTTGATGATCAAGCCGGCGTGATCAGCTGTGAAAATTCGGGGGAACCTGCAAGCCGCGCACTTCTTGTTGCACACGAAATCGGACACGATCAGCTTCATGCGGGTTCCCTGAATTGCAACTCCACCGATGTGGATGCCTCACAAACAATAGAAGCAGCAGCGGTCGGATTGCAGCGTGTAGAGAGCTATGGAGTGCGCGAACGTCAGGAGTTACAGGCCAATGTCTTTGCCAGAGAGTTCGTCTTTCCCCGGCAATTTGCACGACACCTCTTCGTTGAGGAAAAAATGTCTGCTGTGGCAATGGTCGAAGCGACGGGTCTTCCTCTCGCGGTCGTTCGCCAACAGTTGTTCGACGCGCTCTTGCTGCCGCCCGATCAACCGGCAAGCGAGGCCAACTCTGCAGGCTACATTCCTAAGCCAGACAAATCACAAGACAGGGCCGTCGAGCATCGCGATTCACCCTATCTTCTTCAGGCTGGCCCCGGCACAGGTAAAACGAGAACGCTGATTAAGCGAGTTGTTGCCTTGATCAAAGATGGTGTCGATCCTGCCTCCATTCTGGTACTTACATTCTCGAACCGAGCAGCGGGAGAATTGTCAGAGCGTCTTGAGCAGGCCGTTCCTGAAGCCGCGGCCAAAGTCTGGGTCGGAACCTTTCACGCCTTTGGTCTGGATGTAGTGCGACGGTTTTATCGCGAGTTAAACCTTCCAGCTGCGCCCATTCTCTTCGACCGAAGCGATGCGATCGAGGTCTTGGAAGAACTCCTGCCAACCCTTCCATTGGTGCACTATCGCAATCTGTGGGACCCAACGCTTGTCCTGCGCGATATTCTGGACGCGATATCGCGCGCCAAGGATGAGTTGGTTACGCCCGATCACTATCGCGTGCTTTCAGATGCGATGCTCAGTAAAGCGCAGGCTATCGGCGATGATGAGCAGATCAAGGTCGCCGAAAAATGTCTCGAAGTCGCGGATGTCTACGATCTTTACGAAAAGAAGCTCTCAGAGCGCGGCGCGATAGATTTTGGGGATCTGGTGATGCGGCCGGCACTGTTGCTTGATGCCAATGCGGTCGTGAATGCCGAGCTACAGCTTCGACATAGGCACGTTCTTGTTGACGAGTACCAGGACGTCAACCGGGCCAGCGCGAGGCTCGTTACGCTTGTTTCGGGAGATGCAAAACGGCTGTGGGTTGTCGGTGATGCAAGGCAGTCCATCTATCGATTTCGCGGCGCGTCCTCGGCGAATATGGTCAAATTTTCAGAGGATTATGATGAGCCAGTGATCGATAGTCTGGAAATCAACTATCGCTCCAGTGAACAGATCGTCGACAGCTTCGTGGCAACGGCTCCTAGAATGGGTGCGTCACACGGCATGTTGCCCCTAAGTCTTTATGCGAATAATGGCCTTGGACCGACGGCTACGGAAATTCGTCGGTTTGAAAAGCCCGATGATGAGATTGAGGGGATCGCGGCCCGCATCGAAGACCTGAAGGGCTCAGGAATTACGTATCGCGATCAAGCGGTGCTGTGTCGGACAAACAAGAGGCTGAATGAAATAGCTGCCGGTCTGGAAGCGCGGAGTATCCCGGTCCTTCACCTTGGAAGCTTGTTTGAGCGTGAAGAAATTCGCGACCTCCTGGCCTTGCTCAACCTTGCGATCGACCCTTTTGGTGACGCCATGGTGCGTGTTGGCGCCTTGCCCCGCTACGCGCTGACGATTCAGGATGTCTATCAGATCGCCAAAACCATCAGAGATGACCAAATTTCTACACTTGAAGGTCTCGCGGCACTTAAGGCCGATGTTGCGCTCTCCGTTGATGGCCGTGCCGGGTTAGCGCAGCTTGTTGAAGATCTGACTGGTCTAAAAAACACCAGCACGGCTTGGGAGTTTCTCGCATCATATCTTCTGGATAAGACAAACCACGCGCGCGACATAGCAACTTCGATGACGATCTCAGGCCAGATGAAAGGTGTCGCAATCTGGCAGTTTCTGAACTTCTTGCGGGATGAAGTCCCCATCAAGGACGGATTGCCGATCGAGCGCACGCTCGCCCGCATCCGGCAAATGGTTCTGCTTGCCGAAGAACGGGACCTCCGGCAAGTTCCCGATGCCGCATTGCACATGAATGCCGTCCGGTTGATGACAGTCCACGGCAGCAAGGGCCTTGAGTTTGAGGCCGTCCATGTTCCTGGACTGACTGTCGCCAGTTTCCCATCCAGCAATCGTGGTCAGCGTTGCCCGCCGCCAGATGGCATGGTTGAAGGATCTGATGTTCTCTCCGCAAAAGAGTTCGCAAAACAAGCCCATGCGACAGAAGAGGAATGCCTGTTCTTTGTCGCAATCTCGCGTGCTCAAAAATACCTCAATCTGTATTTGCCAAGGAAGCAGCCGAACGGGAACAGCCGCAGTGAATCCAAATTTCTCAGCTGGCTTCCGCCGCACCTGGTAACCCAGATCGATAATCCGGACCAATTGAGCGGCCCATCTATCACCGACGATCCAAACAAGATCGAGATCAGCTGGTCGGACACTTGGAGAATGACGGAAAGCCGTTTGACGGCCTATGAACGATGTCCGCGCCGCTTCTTTTATACGCATGTAATGGGCTTAGGCAGCGCTCGAAAAATGACAGCGTTTTCAAAAACCCATGACTGTATCTACGATTTAATACGCTGGCTCAAGATGGAACGTCTGTCGGGGACGCCTTCGCTTGCAACGGCAGAGAGCGCATTTGATATGATCTGGCAGCAACGCGGTCCCGTCGGCCATGCCTATGCGACCGCGTACCGTCAGCTTGCATCCCGCTTCATTCGTAATCTTCTCGCTGCCGGTGACGGAAGAGAGTTTCTTGAAGCCAAGCGCTTGCCGGTTGAACTTTCCAATGGAACGGTATTTGTCGAGCCAAGCGAAATATCCAGACAACAAGACGGAACCATTTCAGTTCGCAGGGTACGCACTGGCTATTGTCGCAGTGATGAATATTCCCGCCTTGAATACGCCCTCTACAAATTGGCAGCGGAAGCTGAGTTTGGTGCGGGTGTGCTCGTCGAAGCGTTACATCTCACCGACAACGTCAGCGAGCCAATTCCAACAACTGACCGCGTCATTTCGAACCGCGCCACATCTTCCATCAAGATGCTGGATCAGATCGCTGCAGGGCAATTTCCTCCAGACACAGATCCGATTTCCTGCCCAAGGTGTCCTCATTTTTTCATATGCGCTGCGACACCGGGCGGACCATTGAACCAATCTTAA
- a CDS encoding WGR domain-containing protein, translating to MQIDMCRIDSSLNMNRFYSVDLTKDLFGQHGVHRQWGRFGTWGRHCHDWYRTQAEVETALSDLVKQKLARGYLIKSPPSGGSGSELEAPISFDFQQLCLTERINKTEKLQLGKKISGFA from the coding sequence ATGCAAATTGACATGTGCCGTATAGATTCCTCCCTCAACATGAACCGGTTCTATTCCGTGGATCTGACCAAAGACCTCTTCGGCCAACACGGCGTCCACCGACAGTGGGGCCGCTTTGGTACTTGGGGGCGGCATTGCCACGATTGGTACCGGACACAAGCCGAGGTTGAGACTGCCCTTTCTGATTTAGTCAAACAGAAGCTGGCGCGCGGCTATCTTATCAAGTCGCCCCCGTCCGGTGGTTCGGGTAGCGAGTTGGAAGCGCCGATCAGCTTTGATTTCCAACAGCTATGTTTAACTGAGAGAATTAATAAGACTGAAAAACTTCAGTTAGGCAAAAAAATTTCCGGATTTGCGTAA
- a CDS encoding ThiF family adenylyltransferase, with protein MDMPVNGDTLHRLMKQALDSGTVESVEAAKRLFESYRLSVSIDPADADCPEHQTALLTVVALASRVFLGGVQVSGASGAPLLIRQVGSKSLADEIIQHGGTIASGLGEDPVIYIGGGARPRHNGFALRTHAAGWRGGITPAHSDVEIAGKAPIATATTLSSALAVAEAYFHVSKALPSAGRRTLGMSLWNPNPNVDWRVDDPFEPALKYLPNRIWLIGLGHLGQAYLWNLGLLPYADPSALFLVLQDIDDVTTSTHSTSILTTPSMVGQKKTRVIADWAETRGNSVSLIERYFADDFTRQPLEPAIALCGLDNALGRRALDKVGFDMVVEAGLGRGHQDFQKIRLHVLPGPRKAADIWPVADYANAPVIPDAYQNLVKTGSLDQCGATLLAGKAVGAPFVGMVASCLAVSEILRILHGGRPCQLVDLDLLSVDHRHVVQMAGNNELAQINPGFTEALVS; from the coding sequence ATGGATATGCCAGTAAATGGTGACACCCTTCATCGTCTGATGAAACAGGCTCTGGATAGCGGCACCGTTGAAAGTGTCGAGGCTGCCAAACGCCTGTTTGAAAGCTATCGGCTTTCAGTATCAATTGATCCAGCCGATGCCGACTGTCCTGAACATCAAACCGCGTTACTTACGGTCGTTGCTCTTGCAAGCCGAGTGTTTCTGGGTGGGGTTCAGGTATCGGGTGCCTCGGGTGCGCCGCTATTAATAAGGCAAGTGGGCAGTAAGTCATTGGCTGATGAGATCATTCAGCACGGTGGTACCATAGCGTCAGGGTTGGGTGAGGACCCCGTCATTTATATAGGAGGAGGCGCACGTCCCAGACACAACGGGTTTGCCTTACGCACGCATGCTGCAGGGTGGCGAGGTGGCATAACGCCAGCGCATTCTGACGTTGAAATTGCCGGAAAAGCTCCAATTGCGACCGCGACAACTTTGAGTTCTGCCCTTGCCGTGGCCGAAGCCTATTTTCACGTAAGCAAAGCCTTGCCAAGCGCCGGCCGGCGCACTCTTGGGATGTCTCTCTGGAATCCAAACCCAAACGTCGATTGGCGCGTGGATGATCCGTTCGAACCCGCGCTCAAATATTTACCAAATCGAATTTGGTTGATCGGTCTCGGCCACCTAGGACAGGCATATCTTTGGAATCTTGGCCTGCTTCCTTACGCAGACCCTTCGGCTCTTTTTCTCGTTTTGCAGGATATTGATGACGTCACCACATCGACACACAGCACGTCTATTTTGACCACGCCGTCCATGGTGGGCCAGAAGAAAACCCGTGTCATCGCCGATTGGGCAGAAACCCGAGGGAATTCAGTCTCACTGATAGAGAGGTATTTTGCAGACGACTTTACACGCCAGCCTTTGGAACCTGCCATCGCCCTGTGTGGCCTCGACAATGCACTTGGGCGCAGAGCACTCGATAAGGTTGGTTTTGACATGGTTGTAGAGGCCGGGTTAGGGCGTGGTCATCAGGATTTTCAGAAGATCCGACTGCATGTCTTGCCAGGCCCCCGGAAGGCCGCGGATATCTGGCCAGTAGCGGATTATGCAAATGCCCCTGTTATACCTGACGCTTACCAGAACCTGGTAAAGACCGGCTCGCTTGATCAATGCGGTGCCACGCTTTTGGCTGGAAAAGCCGTAGGAGCCCCTTTCGTTGGAATGGTCGCGTCGTGCCTTGCGGTTAGCGAGATTCTACGAATTCTGCACGGTGGACGTCCGTGCCAACTTGTCGA
- a CDS encoding exonuclease SbcCD subunit D, which translates to MGLSLEEDHEVILDQILETLVVESADVLVIAGDVFDRSSPPNSSIRQFNRFLKRVAEETEAAVVMISGNHDSGDRIEAMSVFSTASRVLVRGIADAVETPLMLRDEHGEIAFSALPFSYEYAAREVFGDEGISTPADVIAAQISAARDQVPEGARWVVVAHAFVAGGAVGETERALTRVGGIETVPSDVFDGADYVALGHLHKPQEVGASHIRYSGAPLAFGFDEAGSEKSMTVVDLKAEGAAIRTVAFRPIRQVRSLTGAFSDLLAGTPSEDFIQAILTDENPLVDPMKRLRATYPNACHLAYDRQGRAPETKMLSGGRAAVTPIDMVGDFIKVVHGREPNASEVAIVADKLHAAASGEEQA; encoded by the coding sequence ATGGGCTTGAGCCTCGAGGAGGATCACGAGGTCATCCTCGACCAAATCCTTGAGACGCTCGTGGTCGAGAGCGCCGATGTTCTTGTGATAGCAGGAGACGTTTTTGATCGTTCCTCGCCACCCAATTCATCAATCCGGCAGTTCAATCGCTTCCTTAAGCGTGTAGCAGAAGAGACTGAAGCCGCGGTGGTGATGATCTCGGGAAACCACGATTCCGGTGACCGGATCGAGGCAATGTCTGTCTTCTCCACCGCGTCGAGGGTACTGGTGCGCGGAATCGCCGACGCGGTCGAAACTCCGCTTATGCTGCGTGATGAGCATGGCGAGATCGCCTTTTCCGCGCTACCCTTTTCCTATGAATACGCCGCGCGAGAGGTGTTCGGGGATGAGGGTATCAGCACGCCAGCAGATGTCATCGCGGCCCAGATCTCCGCAGCAAGGGATCAGGTGCCCGAAGGAGCGCGTTGGGTTGTAGTGGCTCATGCCTTCGTCGCGGGCGGCGCGGTCGGTGAGACCGAGCGTGCGCTGACGCGGGTCGGTGGCATCGAAACTGTGCCCTCTGATGTCTTCGACGGGGCGGACTATGTGGCACTGGGGCATTTGCACAAGCCGCAGGAAGTGGGCGCGAGCCATATTCGGTATTCCGGCGCACCGCTCGCGTTCGGATTCGATGAGGCGGGAAGCGAAAAATCCATGACTGTCGTCGATCTCAAAGCCGAAGGGGCCGCGATCCGTACTGTAGCTTTCCGCCCGATCCGGCAAGTGCGCTCGCTGACCGGGGCATTCTCGGATCTTCTGGCAGGAACACCGTCTGAAGACTTCATTCAGGCCATCCTGACAGATGAGAACCCTCTGGTCGATCCGATGAAGCGGTTGCGCGCGACCTACCCCAATGCCTGCCATTTGGCCTACGACCGACAGGGTCGGGCCCCGGAGACCAAAATGCTTAGCGGCGGGCGAGCAGCGGTCACGCCGATAGATATGGTCGGCGACTTCATAAAGGTTGTGCACGGCCGGGAGCCAAATGCCTCTGAAGTCGCAATCGTCGCGGACAAGCTGCACGCAGCAGCCTCCGGGGAGGAGCAGGCATGA